AGCAGGATCAGGTCGGCCGGCTCACGCATCGGGCGGGCGTAGACCGGGCCGTCGTCGACGAGCGAACCCGGCGGTACGTCGACCACGAGCTGGTCGCGCCAGGTGATGACCAGCCGACCCGGCCGGCCGTCCGGCGACGGCGCGGTGACCTCGCCGATGGCGGTGGCCCAGACGCCCCACTTCTCGGCGGTCTTGAGCACCGCCTCCAGCTTCTCCGGCGTGACCACCAGCAGCATCCGCTCCTGGGACTCGCTCGCCAGGATCTCGTGCGGCTCCATCGACGGCTCGCGCAGCGGCACCCGCTCCAACCAGACCCGCATGCCGGTGCCGGCGGAGGCGGCGGTCTCGGTGAGGGCGCAGGTCAGGCCGGCGCCGCCGAGGTCCTGGATGCCGACCACCAGCTCGGCGTCGTACAGCTCCAGGCACGCCTCGATGAGCAGCTTCTCCATGAACGGGTCGCCCACCTGCACGGACGGGCGGCGCTGCTCGCTGCCCTCGTCGAAGGTGGCGCTGGCCAGCACGGACACGCCGCCGATGCCGTCCCGGCCGGTCTTGGCGCCGAGCAGCACCACGACGTTGCCGGGGCCGGTGGCGTCCTTCTTCTGGAGCCGGTCGACCGGCAGTACGCCCAGGCAGAGCGCGTTGAGCAGCGGGTTGCCCTGGTAGCAGGGGTCGAAGACCAGCTCGCCGCCGATGTTGGGCAGGCCGAGGCAGTTGCCGTAGCCGCCGACGCCGGCCACCACGCCGGGCAGCACGCGCGCGGTGTCCGGGTGGTCGGCCGCGCCGAAGCGCAGCGGGTCCATCACGGCCACCGGGCGAGCGCCCATGGCGAGGATGTCGCGGACGATGCCGCCGACGCCGGTCGCCGCGCCCTGGTACGGCTCGACGAAGCTCGGGTGGTTGTGCGACTCGACCTTGAAGGTGACCGCCAGCTCGTCGGAGACCCGGACCACGCCGGCGTTCTCCCCGATGCCGGCGAGCAGCCGATCGCTCGGCGGCGCCTTCTCGCCGAACTGGCGCAGGTGCACCTTGCTCGACTTGTAGGAGCAGTGCTCGCTCCACATGATCGAATACATGGCCAGCTCGGCCTGGGTGGGCCGGCGGCCGAGGATGTGCCGGATCCGGTCGTACTCGTCGTCGCGGAGGCCAAGCTCGGCGTACGGCTGAAGCTCTTCCGGCGTGCCGCCGGCCCGCTGCACGGTGTCCACGCCCGGCGCCCAGTCGTCGGTCGGGCCGGCCTGCGGCACCACGCCCTGCGCCTGGGGCAGGGTCGGATCCGGATGGGTGGTCATGACGTCTCCTTGCTGCGCTCGCCGCCGCGACGGCGGGTGAGCCGACCGATGGTGCCGGCCATCATCACGCGGGGGCTCCCACCAGGTGCTTGAGCACCGAGGTGAAGAAGCCGAGGCCGTCCAGGGAGGGGCCGGTGAGCGCCTCCACCGCGTGCTCGGGGTGCGGCATGATGCCGACGACGTTGCCGGCCTCATTGGTGATCGCGGCGATGTCGCGCTGCGATCCGTTCGGGTTGCCGCCGAGGTATCGGGCGACGACGCGGCCCTCGGCCTCCAGCCGGTCCAGCGTCGCGGCGTCGGCGACGTAGCAGCCCTCACCGTTCTTGACCGGGACGAGCACCTCCTGGCCCGGCTGGAACGCGTTGGTCCACGCGGTGCCGGTGGCCTCGATCCGGAGGACCTGGTCCCGGTTGCGGAAGTGCAGGTGCTGGTTGCGGGTGAGCGCCCCGGGCAACAGGTGTGCCTCGCAGAGGATCTGGAAGCCGTTGCAGATGCCGAGCACGGGCAGACCACCGCGGGCGGCGTCGACGACCGTCTCCATCACCGGCGCGAACCGGGCGATGGCTCCGCAGCGCAGGTAGTCGCCGTAGGAGAAGCCGCCGGGCAGGACGACGGCGTCCACTCCGTGCAGGTCCG
The genomic region above belongs to Micromonospora sp. WMMD1128 and contains:
- the purQ gene encoding phosphoribosylformylglycinamidine synthase subunit PurQ encodes the protein MTARVGVVTFPGSLDDGDAARAARLAGAEPVRLWHGDPDLHGVDAVVLPGGFSYGDYLRCGAIARFAPVMETVVDAARGGLPVLGICNGFQILCEAHLLPGALTRNQHLHFRNRDQVLRIEATGTAWTNAFQPGQEVLVPVKNGEGCYVADAATLDRLEAEGRVVARYLGGNPNGSQRDIAAITNEAGNVVGIMPHPEHAVEALTGPSLDGLGFFTSVLKHLVGAPA